A stretch of the Halomonas sp. BDJS001 genome encodes the following:
- a CDS encoding DUF1330 domain-containing protein, producing MPAYVVLTREHTHDAQEMERYGEKAKAAREGHDLQPLAFYGDFEVLEGSAMEGAVILRFPDMAAARAWYQSPAYQEARKHRFQGADYRVFIVDGLTEA from the coding sequence ATGCCCGCTTACGTCGTCCTAACCCGTGAACATACTCACGACGCCCAGGAAATGGAGCGCTACGGCGAGAAGGCAAAAGCCGCCCGTGAAGGTCACGACCTGCAACCGCTCGCCTTCTACGGCGATTTCGAAGTACTCGAAGGTAGCGCCATGGAAGGTGCGGTGATTCTGCGCTTCCCCGATATGGCTGCCGCCCGCGCCTGGTACCAAAGCCCCGCCTACCAGGAAGCCCGCAAGCACCGTTTCCAAGGTGCCGACTACCGCGTCTTTATCGTTGATGGCCTAACAGAAGCCTAA
- a CDS encoding MFS transporter, with protein sequence MLAAIPQRWLVLFAVMLAFLPVVIDMTILHVAVPVLTPALGATGTEVLWIIDIYPLLMAGLLVPMGTLADRIGTRRVLLTGLVVFGVASLLAAFSTTPAMLIGARVLLAIGGSMIMPCVLGVIRKTFEDERERAMALGLWGTVGAAGAAVGPLVGGALLEHYWWGSVFLINVPIMLVVVAVVYGLLPRREATTPGKWSFGQALILLVGIISVVYGIKSAVGAGQPLWRAGLVLFCGLAMLAWFTRIQLRSAVPMLDLSLFRHPAIVAGMVMALVAAGALAGVELTLAQELQYVLGKTPLQAGLFMVPIMAAAAVGGPVAGYLSNRFGLRLVASMSMALAAAALGYLAQADFHTPDWTVPTALAVLGLTLSIGLTASSIAIMGAVDASKGGAAGSLEATGYELGSGLGITLFGVFMASVYTNTIVLPSHLEPALGAQAARSISDSIVVAQGLAANQADALIMAAKAAFSTTHSILLTAAAVLIALLSVVVFLMLGSHPDKVGAHE encoded by the coding sequence ATGCTTGCTGCTATCCCACAACGGTGGCTGGTTCTGTTTGCCGTCATGCTGGCGTTCTTGCCTGTTGTTATCGATATGACGATTCTGCACGTCGCGGTGCCGGTGCTGACGCCAGCGCTGGGTGCCACGGGTACTGAGGTGCTATGGATCATCGACATCTACCCGTTGTTGATGGCGGGCCTGCTGGTGCCGATGGGCACGCTGGCTGACCGAATCGGAACGCGCCGTGTGCTGCTGACCGGGCTCGTTGTATTCGGGGTGGCGTCACTACTGGCGGCATTCTCGACGACACCCGCCATGTTGATCGGTGCTCGAGTGCTGCTAGCTATTGGCGGATCGATGATTATGCCTTGTGTGCTAGGTGTCATCCGCAAAACCTTCGAAGACGAGCGCGAGCGTGCGATGGCGCTTGGCTTATGGGGAACGGTGGGGGCCGCAGGTGCGGCTGTGGGCCCATTGGTTGGTGGGGCTTTGCTGGAACATTACTGGTGGGGCTCGGTATTTCTCATTAATGTACCGATCATGCTAGTGGTGGTGGCGGTCGTCTATGGTCTGCTGCCGCGCCGCGAGGCAACGACACCCGGCAAGTGGTCTTTCGGCCAGGCGTTGATTTTGCTTGTTGGCATTATCTCGGTGGTCTACGGCATCAAGTCTGCGGTGGGAGCGGGGCAGCCACTATGGCGTGCAGGGTTGGTGCTCTTCTGTGGGTTAGCGATGCTGGCCTGGTTTACACGTATCCAGTTGCGTTCGGCGGTGCCGATGCTGGACTTATCGCTATTTCGTCATCCGGCCATCGTCGCTGGCATGGTGATGGCGCTAGTGGCTGCCGGCGCACTGGCAGGTGTCGAGCTGACGCTGGCGCAAGAGCTGCAATATGTGCTGGGCAAGACACCGCTGCAGGCCGGTCTGTTCATGGTGCCGATCATGGCGGCCGCTGCAGTCGGTGGGCCCGTTGCAGGTTACCTGTCCAACCGGTTTGGCTTACGGCTGGTGGCCAGTATGTCGATGGCGTTAGCGGCAGCAGCGTTGGGCTACTTGGCGCAGGCTGACTTCCACACGCCTGACTGGACAGTGCCAACAGCTTTGGCCGTACTGGGGCTAACCCTGAGCATCGGCCTGACCGCTTCCTCAATTGCTATTATGGGGGCCGTGGACGCCAGTAAAGGAGGGGCTGCAGGTTCTTTGGAAGCCACTGGCTATGAATTGGGTAGTGGGCTAGGCATCACCCTGTTCGGGGTTTTCATGGCCAGCGTGTACACCAATACCATCGTGCTGCCGTCACACTTGGAGCCAGCACTCGGTGCACAGGCTGCGCGCTCGATCAGCGACAGCATCGTTGTGGCACAAGGGCTGGCCGCAAATCAGGCGGATGCACTCATCATGGCCGCGAAGGCAGCGTTCTCCACCACGCACTCGATCCTGCTAACAGCTGCTGCGGTTCTCATCGCCTTGCTGTCGGTGGTGGTTTTTCTGATGCTGGGTAGCCACCCAGACAAGGTGGGTGCGCACGAGTGA
- a CDS encoding TonB-dependent siderophore receptor translates to MTDSSSTVRRNASRVRWQQTTTAILCGTTLVTIPMLGNAQETGEGSDDNEGYRLAPIIVNAQAYADDDANSIVAQELWVGGKVATSLLDTPASVSVITEKEIEQRNASTTEEVLQYTPGVLTDYYGTDDRNDYFKIRGFEATTYRDGLTLGSMRGVREEPYAFERVEVLRGANSTLFGPADPGGSVNFVSKRPRFERFGEGYLSYGSFDAKEAGLDVGDTLNADETVAYRFTGTIRDSDREYDHSKDNNGFLMGGLAWEPTEYTSASVIFDYLKRDDTPNSGGYPLDREYDRSDFFGEPGFNYHDVERTSLTGQLTHDFNNGLTLRGNLRYSDLTDDFGYVYITDSAARVGSVVDRDYFGTDNEAQELIGNAILQYDARFDQVDSSTLVGVEYRDASTEDSSFYGDATSIDIANPVFSGAPSSLNVYSSNKQDFTTESVFLTQNLSFYDRFIVTAGVRNDSMDVSSTNMDGVRDSDDFSETSLRGALTYRVTDEISTYISMVESVAPPTIGVDPERGEQYEIGAKYSPFGTNALFSAAIYDLTRDDVTISVVQDNGVIERETVGESRVRGLDLEAKAELTDSFSVAGGYSYMESEVVRDSNAAREGNEFTAAPKHTASLWGYYTLPSQELSVGLGARYIGSYYFDAANTSKSSAATLFDAAFSYQLTKDADLAVNVSNLLDEQHVVGSSTADYYNPGREISAKVSYRW, encoded by the coding sequence ATGACTGATAGCAGTAGCACAGTACGGCGCAACGCAAGTCGGGTACGGTGGCAGCAGACCACTACCGCCATTCTGTGCGGCACCACGCTTGTGACTATCCCCATGCTCGGGAATGCACAGGAAACCGGCGAAGGCAGTGACGATAACGAGGGATATCGCCTTGCCCCCATTATCGTCAATGCCCAGGCCTACGCTGATGATGATGCCAATTCGATAGTGGCCCAGGAGCTGTGGGTGGGCGGCAAGGTCGCCACCAGTCTTCTCGACACCCCCGCCTCCGTGTCAGTCATTACTGAGAAAGAGATCGAGCAGCGCAACGCCTCCACCACCGAGGAAGTGCTGCAATATACCCCTGGGGTTCTCACCGATTATTACGGCACCGATGACCGTAACGACTATTTCAAGATCCGCGGGTTCGAGGCCACCACCTACCGTGATGGGCTGACGCTTGGCTCGATGCGCGGAGTACGTGAGGAGCCATACGCTTTCGAGCGTGTCGAGGTATTGCGGGGGGCCAACTCGACCCTGTTTGGCCCGGCGGATCCAGGTGGTTCGGTCAATTTCGTGAGCAAGCGGCCACGATTTGAGCGGTTTGGGGAGGGCTATCTCTCCTACGGCTCATTCGATGCAAAAGAGGCTGGCTTAGATGTGGGCGACACCCTGAACGCCGATGAGACAGTGGCCTACCGTTTCACCGGCACCATCCGGGACAGCGATCGGGAATATGATCACTCCAAAGACAACAACGGTTTCTTGATGGGAGGCTTAGCCTGGGAACCCACAGAGTACACGTCAGCGAGCGTTATCTTCGATTACCTGAAGCGCGACGACACCCCCAATAGCGGTGGTTATCCACTCGACCGGGAGTACGACCGCAGCGACTTCTTTGGCGAGCCTGGTTTCAACTATCACGACGTTGAGCGTACCAGCCTTACCGGTCAGCTCACCCATGATTTCAACAACGGGCTGACGTTGCGCGGCAATCTGCGCTACAGCGACCTGACCGACGACTTCGGCTACGTTTATATCACTGACTCTGCGGCGCGAGTAGGCAGCGTGGTGGATCGCGATTATTTTGGTACCGACAACGAAGCTCAGGAGCTGATCGGCAACGCTATCCTGCAATACGACGCCCGCTTTGATCAGGTCGATAGCAGCACGCTTGTGGGTGTCGAGTATCGCGATGCCTCAACCGAAGACAGTTCGTTTTACGGTGATGCGACCTCCATTGATATCGCAAATCCCGTCTTTAGCGGTGCGCCGAGTAGTCTCAACGTCTATAGCAGCAACAAGCAGGACTTCACCACCGAGTCGGTTTTCCTGACCCAGAATTTGTCCTTCTATGACCGATTCATTGTGACCGCGGGCGTGCGTAACGACTCAATGGATGTCTCCAGCACCAATATGGATGGCGTTCGCGATTCCGATGACTTCTCTGAGACCTCACTTCGCGGTGCGCTGACCTATCGCGTCACCGACGAAATTTCGACCTATATCAGCATGGTGGAGTCGGTCGCACCGCCCACTATTGGCGTCGATCCCGAACGGGGTGAGCAGTACGAAATTGGTGCTAAATACTCCCCCTTTGGTACCAATGCGCTGTTTTCGGCAGCCATCTATGACCTGACCCGGGATGATGTGACTATCTCGGTGGTACAGGATAATGGCGTTATCGAGCGGGAAACCGTGGGTGAATCCCGCGTACGGGGTCTTGATCTGGAAGCGAAGGCTGAGTTGACCGATAGCTTTAGCGTGGCCGGTGGTTACTCCTATATGGAGTCGGAAGTGGTACGCGACAGTAACGCAGCCAGAGAGGGTAACGAGTTCACTGCAGCACCTAAACATACGGCGTCGCTGTGGGGCTACTATACCTTACCTAGCCAGGAGTTGAGTGTTGGTCTCGGTGCCCGTTACATCGGCTCCTACTACTTTGATGCCGCCAATACGTCCAAGAGCAGTGCAGCAACGCTGTTTGACGCAGCCTTCAGCTACCAGCTCACCAAAGATGCTGACCTAGCCGTTAATGTCAGCAACTTGCTCGACGAGCAGCACGTGGTCGGCTCAAGCACGGCTGATTACTATAATCCGGGGCGTGAAATCAGTGCCAAAGTGAGCTATCGCTGGTAA
- a CDS encoding cupin domain-containing protein — protein MSTHQPERLHLDSDAATGYPNSPLPVLIYRQVLDISNAEERADAFESMFKRHGWPPAWRYHLYDFDHFHSTAHEVLGIFRGRARARLGGPNGQELLLYPGDVLVLPAGVGHASLEADDDFCMVGAYHPAKSRK, from the coding sequence ATGTCTACCCACCAGCCAGAGCGGCTTCATCTCGACAGCGATGCAGCGACCGGCTACCCCAACTCCCCTCTACCAGTGCTGATTTATCGCCAGGTTCTCGATATCAGCAATGCAGAGGAGCGGGCCGATGCCTTTGAAAGCATGTTCAAGCGCCACGGTTGGCCGCCTGCGTGGCGCTACCACCTGTATGACTTTGACCACTTTCACTCCACCGCCCATGAAGTACTGGGCATCTTCCGCGGACGGGCACGGGCACGGCTGGGTGGCCCTAACGGCCAGGAGCTGTTGCTTTACCCAGGCGATGTGCTGGTGCTACCCGCCGGGGTTGGGCATGCCAGCCTGGAGGCGGACGACGATTTCTGCATGGTAGGCGCCTACCACCCGGCCAAAAGCCGGAAATAG
- a CDS encoding Bcr/CflA family efflux MFS transporter translates to MTQSKTPFIVVLSLAMTMMLGPFSMDTYLPAFPVIGESLGISQQAVSLSVSVYVFALALGQLIGGALSDRFGRQRVLMSGLAIFAFSSIVIGMADSLNTLLGGRAIQAIGAGLTLVSVPALVRDRVAGRDAAKLFSMMGFIMVLAPGIAPSVGSAILLLGSWHTIFFALAVYAVLLVPLLVRVLFTGKGKVSRAKSPKMSLLARYKLVLSTKPALPFIVWQAASFSTLMMFITYASFIYQGHFSQSPSSFSMLFAANIVAMLIFNILNRVLLSRLPSLRILQLATGCQAVGILLLVMAAFMDWSLYAFLAAMMLTIGAVGAISPNIQACFLEFFPTSSGTAAALLGAAQFGIAGILSGLSALLPHTLEAIILAMAACGSVAYLMLARSIIKGRAAVEAP, encoded by the coding sequence ATGACCCAATCTAAAACGCCCTTCATTGTGGTGCTGAGCCTGGCAATGACCATGATGCTGGGCCCGTTTTCCATGGACACGTACCTGCCTGCCTTCCCGGTTATCGGTGAATCGCTGGGGATTTCTCAGCAGGCGGTATCGTTGAGTGTTTCGGTGTATGTATTTGCGTTGGCGTTGGGTCAGTTGATCGGCGGTGCGCTTTCAGACCGCTTCGGGCGCCAGCGGGTGTTGATGAGCGGGCTGGCGATTTTTGCGTTCTCAAGCATTGTCATCGGTATGGCGGACTCCTTGAACACCCTGCTCGGCGGGCGGGCAATTCAGGCTATTGGCGCTGGTTTGACTCTGGTGTCGGTACCGGCGTTAGTGCGCGACCGGGTGGCGGGCCGCGATGCTGCGAAACTGTTCTCCATGATGGGCTTTATCATGGTGCTGGCGCCTGGCATTGCGCCAAGCGTAGGCAGCGCGATTTTGTTGCTGGGTTCCTGGCACACTATCTTTTTCGCCTTGGCGGTGTACGCGGTGCTGCTGGTGCCGTTGCTGGTGCGGGTGCTGTTTACCGGCAAAGGCAAGGTGTCGCGCGCGAAGAGCCCTAAGATGAGCCTGCTGGCGCGTTACAAACTGGTACTGTCGACAAAACCGGCCCTGCCGTTCATCGTTTGGCAGGCTGCCTCGTTTTCTACCCTGATGATGTTCATCACCTATGCGTCATTTATCTATCAGGGGCATTTCAGCCAGTCGCCTTCAAGCTTTTCGATGCTGTTTGCCGCGAATATCGTCGCGATGCTTATCTTCAACATTCTCAATCGAGTCTTGCTTTCCAGGCTACCGTCACTACGTATCCTACAGTTGGCAACGGGCTGTCAGGCTGTCGGCATACTATTGCTGGTGATGGCTGCCTTTATGGATTGGTCGCTTTACGCCTTCCTCGCCGCCATGATGCTGACCATCGGCGCGGTGGGGGCGATCTCGCCGAATATTCAGGCCTGCTTTTTGGAGTTCTTTCCCACCAGCAGTGGTACGGCCGCAGCGCTGCTGGGTGCCGCCCAGTTCGGCATCGCTGGGATTCTGAGTGGATTGTCTGCACTGCTGCCGCATACGCTTGAAGCGATCATCCTGGCCATGGCCGCCTGTGGTTCGGTGGCGTATCTAATGCTTGCCCGCTCAATCATCAAGGGGCGCGCCGCTGTCGAGGCACCCTGA